From the Oscillospiraceae bacterium genome, the window TTGGGTGGCGCACGTGCCGGTATCTTGGAAACAACATTCACCGAAGAAACAGAAACCGACCTGTTCGGCGAACAAGTCGTGCTGTGCGGCGGCGTGGTTGACTTAATGCGTTGCGGTTTTGAGGTGTTGGTTGAGGCCGGCTATTCGGCCGAAAGTGCCTACTTTGAAGTGTTGCACGAGTTGAAATTGATTATCGACTTGGTCAACAAAGCCGGCGTATCGGGCATGAACTACTCGATTTCCGACACGGCGGAATACGGCGAATATGTTTCCGGCCCCCGCGTCTTACCGCATGCCGAAACCAAAGCACGCATGAAAGAAGTGCTTGCCGACGTACAAAACGGCAAATTCGCTGAACAGTGGCTGGCGGAAAATGCCGCAGGCCGTCCAAATTTCAACAAAGCACGTGCCGAGATGGACAACCATCCGATGGAAGTTGTTGGCCGTCATCTGCGCGAGAATATGCTGTGGGGCAAGGACGCTGATTTGGACAGCGCGAGCAATTAGTTGTTTTACAAGGGCGGGTTTTTATGCCCGCCCTTGACACAATTCATTTTTTGAGGGGGACCGATATGTCAAATGTAGTATGGAAAGATTGGTTTGGCAATCGGCTGAATTATATTTATATAACCGTTTTTCTCAAAGGCGAAACGCATCGCTTTACTTCTCCGGTTGATGCAATTACATTCCTGGAAAACTATGACGAAGGCTCAATCAATAACGAACATTTTACGTTTGGCAGCTATGACGTGTTGACTGATTTTATTGAGGGCACAGAGCATTCAACTAAGGGCAAAACGAAGCAGATGACAATTGATATTATTCGCTGGATGTTTGAGTTTTATCGGGACGAGGACGGAGAAATTAAACGACGAGGACTGTTGTGAGAGAACTGCCAACAAGAAAGTGTCTTCGTCTAAGTGGATTTAACTACGCAAGCGCAGGGCATTATTATGTGACGATATGTGTCAAGGACAAGCATGAGGTGTTGGGTAAGATTGTAGGGGCGACCAGGGACGGTCGCCCGCGCGTTTGTCTATCCGATATAGGGCAGATAGTGGATGGGGCGCTCATTTATTACAATGAAAATCACCCATCAATCAAGATTGACAATTATGTTATCATGCCCAACCATATTCATGCGATTGTTGCCATTCAAAATGGCACGGGCGACCGGGGACGGTCGCCCCTACAATATATCGTGCGCAATCTAAAATCGTTTGTGACAAAACAAATTGGTTATTCCATTTGGCAAAAATCATTTCACGACCGTATCATCCGCAATCAAGAAAAATACCAGCGCATATGGCAATATATTGATGAAAATCCCGCGAATTGGGAAGAGGATGATTATTTTATTATGTAGAGGCTGACCGTCCCCGGTCGCCCGTGAGCGATTGAAGGCAATCGCCCCTACGAATACAGGAGGATATTACCATGCGTTCACATTCAATGACCAAAGGCGTGGAACGTGCGCCGCACAGGAGCTTGCTTTATGCGTTGGGGCTGACTGATGACGACCTCAATCGTCCGTTAATCGGCATCGTCAACTCGCACAACGAAATTGTGCCGGGGCATATGCACCTCAATCAAATTGCCGAGGCTGTCCGTGCAGGCGTGCTTGCGGCAGGCGGTACGCCGATTATGTTTCCTGCCATCGCGATGTGCGATGGGCTGGCGATGGGACATGAGGGCATGCGTTATTCGCTCGTGACACGTGACTTAATCTGCGACTCGACCGAGGCGATGGTCATGTCGCAGCCTTTTGACGGACTCGTGATGATTCCTAACTGCGACAAAAACGTGCCGGGGTTGCTAATGGCGGCGGCACGATTGAATATTCCCACCATTTTCTGCTCAGGCGGACCAATGCTGGCGGGTAAAGTGGAAAAAGAGGGGCAAAAATGCCTAAGCGATGTCTTTGAAGTCGTCGGCGCATACCATTCCGGCGACATGACGGAAGAAGAGGTTGAGAAATACGCTCAAAACGCTTGCCCCACTTGCGGCTCGTGTGCGGGTATGTTTACAGCGAACTCGATGAACTGCCTGTCGGAGGCCATCGGCATGGCACTGCCGGGCAACGGCACCATTCCTGCGCCGTACTCCGAGCGTTTGCGTCATGCCAAGCGGTCGGGCAAGCAGATTATGGAACTTGTCAAGCGCGACATCAAAGCGCGTGATATTATGACCCCCGCGGCGTTTGAAAACGCCATGATTGTTGACATGGCGCTGGGTTGCTCGACAAACACCATGTTGCACTTGCCCGCCATTGCCAACGAGGCAAAAGTGCCGCTTACATTATCCGACGCGCATGCCATTAGTGCGCGGACACCAAACTTGTGCCGTCTTGCGCCTGCAGGGCCGACGTTTATTGAGGATTTGGACAAAGCAGGCGGCGTATATGCTGTTATGAAAGAGCTGTCCAAACGTGATTTGCTCGACTTGACGGTGCAAACTTGCACGGGCAAGCCGATGGGCGAAAACTTGCAACACGCAGAAAACCGTGACCACAACATCATCCGTCCGAGCGAGAATCCCTACTCGGAAAGCGGCGGGATTGCCGTGCTGAAAGGCAATTTGGCCGTTGACGGCTGCGTTGTTAAGCAATCGGCCGTTGTGCCTGAAATGATGGTGCATGAGGGGCCGGCGCGTGTCTTTGATTCGGAAGAAGCCGTCACCGAAGCCATTTTCGGCGGCAAAATCAAGGCGGGCGACGTCGTTGTTGTGCGCTATGAAGGGCCAAAAGGCGGCCCCGGCATGAAAGAAATGCTGACCCCCACCGCTGCCATCAGCGGCATGGGCTTGGGCGGACAAGTTGCCTTGATTACCGACGGCCGTTTCTCCGGCGCAACACGCGGTGCAGCTATTGGACATATCAGCCCCGAGGCAATGGCCGGCGGTACAATTGCGCTGGTTGAAGAGGGCGACATGATTTCTATCGACATTCCAAATTGTAATATTGCGCTGAAAGTTGACGATGCGGAATTGAATAAGCGCAGAACCGCATGGGTCTGCCCGCCGCCGAAAGTGACGCATGGGTACTTGGGGCGGTATGCTAAGATGGTAAGTTCGGCGGATACAGGGGCTGTGCTGCCGCAGGGGTAGTTGGTGAAATTAAGATGAGTAATGTAGATACTTTTATATTAGTAGGTGGCACATGAAATTTATTGAGCTTGAATCCGAGCGGTTAATCTACCGCAAATTTAACAAAGATGATTTCCCCTTTCTTTTTGACTGGACAAATAATGCCGAAAATATGAAATATCGAGAAGAGCCGTTACATGAAGAACAAGCCCATGGCTATTTGAACTGGCTCATTTCCAACACCAACGCCGAAAGTGTCACCCATTGCGAATACGCTGTGGTGCGTAAGGCCGATAACAAACTAATTGGTTCGGCTGTACTCATGCACATGCCTGATAATCCTGAAATCGGTTGGACGCTTCACCGTGATTATTGGCGACAGGGCTACGGTACGGAGATGGGCAGAACAATGTTGCAGCTCGGTTTTGATGAATTGCAATTCCATCGCATTACGTCGGTTTGTCTTGCGTTGAACATCGCTTCTTACAAAATCATGGAACGCTTAGGTATGCGTCGTGAAGCTTATTATAATAAGTCGAAAAGAGGCAATAGCGCACTTAACAACGAATGGTGTGATGAAGCTTTATATGCTATTTTGCAAGAAGAATGGATGGCGGCAAAGGACAGAAAATAAGCATTTCCCACACTGCAACTAACTAGGAGTATTTCATGTTAACACTACAAACCATCCGCCACGCCGCCGAAGTCCTCGCCCCCGTAGCACGCCGCACTGACCTCATCGACGCCCGCAACCTCGGCACGGCGGCACATATTTTCCTTAAAACTGAAAACTTGCAGGCCACCGGCAGCTTCAAGCTGCGTGGCGCATACTACAAAATCAGCCAACTGCCCGACGAGCAGAAAAACGCCGGCATCGTTGCGTGCAGTGCGGGCAACCATGCGCAGGGCGTTGCGCTTGCGGCGGCAGAGATGGGCATTCCCTGTGTGATTTGTATGCCGGACGGTGCGCCGATTAGCAAAGTTGAGGCGACTAAAAAACTGGGTGCCGAAGTTGTGCTGGTTCCCGGTACATATGACGATGCCAGCATACACGCCAAAACCTTGCAACAGCAGTCGGGCGCGACGTTTATTCACCCGTTTGATGACGAAGATGTTATTGCTGGCCAAGGTACGGTTGGGTTGGAACTTTTGGAGCAGATTGACGATTTGGACGCCGTCATCGTACCCATCGGCGGCGGCGGCTTGATTAGCGGCGTAGCCTTTGCTGTTAAGGCGTTGAACCCTAATATTAAAGTTTATGGCGTACAGGCGGAGCGCGCGGCGAGTATGTTGCGCAGTGTGGAGTCAGGCGATTCTGTAACACTCGACGATGCCTCGACGTTTGCCGACGGCATTGCCGTTAAAACGCCGGGCGAGAATACGTTGGCCTTTGTGCGGCAATATGTTGACCAAGTTGTTGCAGTGAGCGACGATGAGATTGCCGCCGCGATTTTGGCGTTGATGGAGAAGCAAAAATTAGTCGCCGAAGGCGCAGGCGCGGTTGCCATCGCCGCAGCGATGTTTGGCAAGCTGCCAATTGCGGGTAAACGCGTGGCGTGTATTTTATCGGGCGGCAACATTGATGTGAATATTTTATCACGTGTTATCACACGCGGGCTTGTGACAAGCGGGCGCAACGCAACACTGCAAATTGCGCTGGAAGACAAGCCGGGGCAGTTGCTAAGCGTTAGCCGCATAATTTCCGAATGCGGCGGC encodes:
- a CDS encoding transposase, whose amino-acid sequence is MRELPTRKCLRLSGFNYASAGHYYVTICVKDKHEVLGKIVGATRDGRPRVCLSDIGQIVDGALIYYNENHPSIKIDNYVIMPNHIHAIVAIQNGTGDRGRSPLQYIVRNLKSFVTKQIGYSIWQKSFHDRIIRNQEKYQRIWQYIDENPANWEEDDYFIM
- the ilvA gene encoding threonine ammonia-lyase, translating into MLTLQTIRHAAEVLAPVARRTDLIDARNLGTAAHIFLKTENLQATGSFKLRGAYYKISQLPDEQKNAGIVACSAGNHAQGVALAAAEMGIPCVICMPDGAPISKVEATKKLGAEVVLVPGTYDDASIHAKTLQQQSGATFIHPFDDEDVIAGQGTVGLELLEQIDDLDAVIVPIGGGGLISGVAFAVKALNPNIKVYGVQAERAASMLRSVESGDSVTLDDASTFADGIAVKTPGENTLAFVRQYVDQVVAVSDDEIAAAILALMEKQKLVAEGAGAVAIAAAMFGKLPIAGKRVACILSGGNIDVNILSRVITRGLVTSGRNATLQIALEDKPGQLLSVSRIISECGGNVVSVHYSGSDPNMAIASCFLTIGLETRDFAQIEAIRAALAAAGFVLTN
- a CDS encoding GNAT family N-acetyltransferase; protein product: MKFIELESERLIYRKFNKDDFPFLFDWTNNAENMKYREEPLHEEQAHGYLNWLISNTNAESVTHCEYAVVRKADNKLIGSAVLMHMPDNPEIGWTLHRDYWRQGYGTEMGRTMLQLGFDELQFHRITSVCLALNIASYKIMERLGMRREAYYNKSKRGNSALNNEWCDEALYAILQEEWMAAKDRK
- the ilvD gene encoding dihydroxy-acid dehydratase: MRSHSMTKGVERAPHRSLLYALGLTDDDLNRPLIGIVNSHNEIVPGHMHLNQIAEAVRAGVLAAGGTPIMFPAIAMCDGLAMGHEGMRYSLVTRDLICDSTEAMVMSQPFDGLVMIPNCDKNVPGLLMAAARLNIPTIFCSGGPMLAGKVEKEGQKCLSDVFEVVGAYHSGDMTEEEVEKYAQNACPTCGSCAGMFTANSMNCLSEAIGMALPGNGTIPAPYSERLRHAKRSGKQIMELVKRDIKARDIMTPAAFENAMIVDMALGCSTNTMLHLPAIANEAKVPLTLSDAHAISARTPNLCRLAPAGPTFIEDLDKAGGVYAVMKELSKRDLLDLTVQTCTGKPMGENLQHAENRDHNIIRPSENPYSESGGIAVLKGNLAVDGCVVKQSAVVPEMMVHEGPARVFDSEEAVTEAIFGGKIKAGDVVVVRYEGPKGGPGMKEMLTPTAAISGMGLGGQVALITDGRFSGATRGAAIGHISPEAMAGGTIALVEEGDMISIDIPNCNIALKVDDAELNKRRTAWVCPPPKVTHGYLGRYAKMVSSADTGAVLPQG